The following is a genomic window from Miltoncostaea oceani.
CGCCTGGTGGTTCGGCGGACGGGGCGCGCCGGCCCGGCGGGTGCTGCTGCGCGACCCGGACGGCGTGATCCTCACCTACCGCGCGGGCCAGGGTTTCGCGGTGAACCCCGTCGCGACGACGGGACGCTGGCGGGGCTTGAACGCGGACGTCCCGCCGGACCGGCTCGCGGAGGCGATGCTGCCGATGGGCGTCGCGCGGCGGGCCGGGGAGCGGGCGTTCACGGTCTGGGAGTACTACGACGTGCCCGGGGACGCGGCGGCGATCCGCCCCGGGACGTCGGGAATGGCGCAGGGGCGGGTGGCGTTGCTGATGGCCCACGCCCAGGACCGGACGGGCGACCCCCGGTTCGCGCGGGCCGCGCTCGGGGCCCTCGCCGCGTTGACGGTGGACGTGGACCGGGGCGGCGCCCGGAGCATGGTGACGACGGAGGCCGCCCCGGAGCCGGAGCCGTGGTACGTCGAGCGGGCCTACCCGGGGACGGACCCGTGGACGGGCGGCGCGCTGAACGGGTTCATGGTGACGTTGCTGAACCTGCGGGGGACCGGCGCGGTGCTCGACCGGGCGGCGGGTGGCGGCGCGGAGGGCGCCACCGCGGCGGGCCTCGCCCGCGACCTCGCCGACCGGGGGGCCGTGACCCTCGCCCGGCACCTCGACGACCACGACACCGGGTCGTGGAGCCTCTACGGGCTCCTGACCCCCGGCCGGGCCTGGCGGAGCTACCTCGCCGACCTCAACTACCACTGCTACCACGTGCGGCTCCTCACCCAGCTCGCCGGGCCGTACCCCGACGAGGGCTTCGCCGACGTCGCCGCCCGGTGGCAGGGCTACGTCGACGCCGCGGGCGCGACCTGCCCCGTCCGCGCCTCCGACCGACCGTGACCTCGGCGACCCCACCCCGTGGCGCCGGTCCGCGTCGATTGGCGCATCACGTCGACGCCATTTGGCGCCTCCCCGAGAACCTTCGTCGCCGGCGGGATCCGGGAGCGCTGCCGACGCCCGTCCGGGGTCCGCGTCGATTGGCGCATGACGTCGACGCCAATTGGCGCACTCCGCGGACCGGGGTGGGACGAGGCCCCTCGGACGCCGCGGGACGGAACCCCGAGGGGCTAGCGCAGGACGGACCTCAGGGAGGTGGGGCGCCATTCGGCGCCGCCGCGGGGGGTCGGGACGTTCTCGGCGTTGAGGGTGTCGCAGATGCCCTGGAGCGTCATGCCCTGGCCGCGGAGCTCGCGGATCCGCTCGGCGACGGCGGGGGGCGTCGACGACGGCCGCCCGGGGCGGCCGGCGAGGGCCCTCGAGGCGCTCGTGATCGCGCGGGGCTGCCAGGTGGCGGCCTCGGCGAGCACCTCCCCCACCGCGCGGCCGCCGTCGGCGGAGAGGTCGACGTCGGGCTGGAGGGAGATGATCGTGAAGCCCCCCTCGATCGCCTCCCGGACGAGCTCCGCGAGGTCGGTCAGCGAGTAGGTGAGCCGGTCGAGGCGGGAGACGGCGACGCCCTCCGCGGTGCCGGCGCGGCACGCGGCGAGCGCGGCGCGCAGGCCGGGACGCCGGAGCGTCCGCCCGGACCGCACGTCCTCCTCGATCTGCACCAGCTCCCAGCCGCGGGCGGCGGCGGCGGCGGACAGGGCGTCCCGTTGCGCGTCGAGGCCGGGTCGCTCACCGGTCCGCTCCCGGGGGGCGACGCGGACGTATCCGATCAGGGGGCGGCTCACGGCGGCGACTTTACACTAATCGTCGTTTCGTGTAAAAACGCGAAAGCAGTTCGTGTAAGCCGGACCGATCCGAGAAGGAGCGACCGCCCGTGAGCGACAAAGTCAACGTAGCGATCATCGGGGTGGGCAACTGCGCCTCGTCCCTGGTGCAGGGCGTCCAGTACTACAAGGACGCTGACCCTGACCAGTTCGTCCCCGGCCTGATGCACGTGGACCTGGGCGGGTACCACATCCGCGACATCAACTTCACCGCGGCCTTCGACATCAACGCCACCAAGGTCGGGAAGGACCTCTCCGAGGCGATCGTCGCGGAGCCGAACAACACGATCCACCTCGCCGACGTCCCGAACCTCGGCGTCGAGGTCCACCGCGGCATGACCCACGACGGCCTCGGCAAGTACCTCTCCGAGGTCATCACCAAGGCCGACGGCCCCACCGCCGACATCGCCGGCATCCTCCGCGACACCAACACCCACGTGGTCGTGAGCTACCTGCCGGTCGGCTCCGAGAACGCCACCAAGTGGTACGTCGAGCAGATCCTGCGCGCCGGCTGCGGCTTCGTGAACTGCGTGCCGGTGTTCATCGGTCGCGAGGCCTACTGGCAGGAGCGGTTCCGCGAGCGGGGCCTCCCGATCGTCGGCGACGACATCAAGAGCCAGGTCGGCGCGACCATCGTCCACCGCCAGCTCGTCCACCTGATGCGGGAGCGGGGCGTCAAGCTCGCCCACACCTCGCAGCTCAACTTCGGTGGCAACACCGACTTCCTCAACATGCTGGAGCGCGAGCGCCTCGAGTCGAAGAAGATCTCGAAGACGAACGCGGTCACCTCCGTCATGGGCGACGTCATCGACAAGGACGACGTCCACATCGGCCCGAGCGACTACGTGCCGTGGCTGACGGACCGCAAGTGGGCGCACATCCGCGTCGAGGGCCAGGGCTTCGGCGACGTGCCGATCAACATCGAGCTGAAGCTCGAGGTGTGGGACTCGCCGAACTCGGCCGGCATCGTCATCGACGCCGTCCGCTGCGCGAAGCTCGCGCTCGACCGCGGCATCGGCGGCACGCTGGAGGGCCCCTCCTCGTACTTCATGAAGAGCCCGCCGGTGCAGCACCCCGACTCGGTCGCCCACGACCTGACCGAGGCCTTCATCTCGGGTGCCGACTCCTCGTCGCTGGTCGGTGAGTACGTGGAGACCGGCTCCGCCTCGTAGCACCGTGGTCCCGCCCGCCCCCCGGGGCGGGCGGGCCGCCGCGCCGACCCGTCCGCGACCCGCGGCGGGCGCGCGCGGGCCGTGTCCCGGCCGGGGGTCCGGGTGCGTTGCCTAGTATGGGCGGCACGTGAGCCCCGCCTCCCCCACCGCCGCCGCCCCCACGGGCACGCGCCTGATCGCCACGGAGGGGCTCGCCAAGGCCTACGGGCGGGTGCAGGCCCTCGACGGGGTGACCGTCGGCATCAGCGCCCGCGCGACGGGCCTCCTCGGCGCGAACGGCGCCGGCAAGTCGACGCTCATGAAGAGCATCCTCGGGCTGGTGCACCCCGACGCCGGGCGCATCGAGGTGCTCGGCATCGACGCCGCGGAGAACCCCGGCGAGATCCGCCGGCGCCTCGGGTACATGCCCGAGCTCGACTGCCTGCCGCTCGACATGACCGCCCGCGACATCGTGGTGCACATGGCGGAGCTCCGCGGCCTGCCGCGCCGCGACGCGGTGCTCCGCGCCTCGGAGGTGCTGTTCCAGGTGGGCCTCGAGGAGGAGCGCTCCCGCCTGATCCGCACGTTCTCGACGGGCATGAAGCAGCGCACCAAGCTCGCCCAGGCGCTCGTGCACTCGCCGGAGCTGGTGATCCTCGACGAGCCCACGAACGGCCTCGACCCCTCCGGCCGCGACGAGATGCTGTCCCTGGTGCGCCGACTGTCGAGCGAGCTCGACATCGCCGTGCTGCTGTCGTCGCACGTGCTGGAGGACGTCACCCGCACCTGCGACGCCGTGGTGGTGCTCCGCGACGGCCGCCTCGTCACCGAGGGCCTCATCGGCGACATGCGCGGGATGATCGACGACGGGGTGTTCGCCCGCGTCGCCGGCGACACGGGCGCCTTCACCGCGGCCCTCGGGGCGCGGGGCCTGCGGGCCGAGCCGCGCGGCGACGGCGTCACCGTCCACGGCGGCGGGTCCGAGGCCGGTCTGCTCGACGGGGTCCGCGACGCCGCCGCCGACGCCGGGGTCGGGCTGCGCGAGCTGCGTCCCGCCGGGCGCACCCTGGAGGACGCGCTCGTGGACGCGATCGAGTGAGCCCCGCCTCCCGCGACGCGGAGATCCGCGACGTCCGCTACCAGCGGTACGACGGCCAGCGCCGCGGCCGCGGCGCCGCCGTCATGTCGCTGGCCCGCTGGGGCGCCCTGCGCTCCCTCGGGGCGCGGCGCGGCTGGAAGGCCAAGGCGATCCCGATCACGCTCATCCTGCTCGCCGTGGCGCCGGCGGTGATCGTGCTGGGCGTCCGCGCCCTCTTCGCCGAGCAGAGCGGCATCGACCTCTCCGACGCCCTCCCGTTCTCCGGGTACCAGGCGATCATCGGCATCGTGATCCTGCTGTTCGCGGCGATCACCACCCCCGAGCTGCTGTGCCCGGACCGCCGCGACGGCACCCTCTCCCTCTACTTCTCGACGGCCGTCTCCCGCCGCGAGTACCTCGCCGGGCGCGTGCTCGCGGCGATCCTGCCGCTGCTGCTCGTCACGCTCGTGCCGCTCCTCGTGCTGTTCGCGGGGATCATGGTCTTCGAGGAGTTCCCGCTGGCGTGGTTCTGGGACAACTGGGACGAGCTGCCGCGCATCCTCGCCGCCGGCCTCATCAACGCCTTCTACTACGGGCTGGTCGGGCTCGCCGTCTCCTCGCTCACGGCCCGCCGGGCGTTCGCCGTCGGCGGCTACCTGCTGCTTCTCGTCGCCCCCACGGTCGTCGGCGGCCTCCTCGGCGAGGTCTTCCCCGACTCGGAGGCCGTGGAGCTGATGAACCTGTCGGTCCTCCCGATCTCCTTCGCCGGCGAGATCTTCCCCGACGCCCGCGACGACATCCCCAACGACCTGTGGCAGTGGGCGCTCATCTACGCGATCGTCGTCGGCGCCGCCGTGCTCGTGCTGCTCCGCCGCTACCGCGCCGGGACCGACGGATGAGCGCCCCCGACCGCCTCGTCTTCACCGGCGTCTCCCGCTGGTACGGCGACACCGTCGCCCTCGCCGACGTGTCGTTCTCCCTCGGGCCCGGCGTCACCGGCCTCCTCGGCCACAACGGCGCCGGCAAGTCCACGGCCCTGAAGCTCTGCGCCGGGTTCAGCCAGCCGAGCAGCGGCACCGTCCGCGTGCTCGGGACGGACCTGGCGGAGAGCCCCGAGGCGTACCGCCGGATCGGGGTCTCGCACGACCGCGACGCCCTCTGGCCGTTCCTCACCGCCCGGGAGATGGTCGCGCTCTGCGCCCGCCTGCGCGGCGTGGCCGACCCGGACGCCGCCGCCGTCCGCGCCCTCGACGAGGTCGGGCTCGGGGACGCGGCCGACCGCAAGCTGAAGGGCTTCTCGCACGGGATGCGCCAGCGGGTGAAGCTCGCGCAGGCCCTGGCGCACGAGCCGGAGCTGCTGCTGCTCGACGAGCCCCTCAACGGCCTCGACCCCGCCCAGCGCCGCGGCGTCGTCGCGCTGATCGAGCGTCTCGGGGCGGAGGGGCGCACCGTGCTGGTGTCGTCCCACGTGCTGCACGAGGTGGAGCGCATGGCGCCCCGGGTGCTGGTGCTCGTCAACGGCCACCTCGTCGCGAGCGGCGCCACCGCCGGCATCCGGGAGCTGATCGCCGACCGGCCGCGGGCGATCCGCATCGAGGCGGACTCCGGCGCCCGCGAGCTCGCCCGCGAGCTGGTGGGCGTGGGGCTCGTGGAGTCGGTGCGCTTCGACGACGGGGCGATGATGGTCGAGTCGTCCGACGTCGACGGCTTCAGCCGGGCGCTGCCCGGCCTGGCGCGCGACGTCGGCGCGCGCCTGCGCCGCGTGGAGCCGATCGGCGACGACCTCGAGAGCGTCTACACCTACCTCCACGAGCGGGCACGCGGGGTCGGCCGGTGACCGCACTCGGGTTCAGCGGGCCGGTCTACCGGCTCACGCTCCGCTCGCTGCTCGACGGCCGGCGCGTGCTGGCCCTCGCCGGGCTCGCGCTCGTCCCGGTGTTCGCGGCCGTCGTGTTCGCGACGGCGGGCGACATCGACCCGCGCATCTTCTGGGCCCGGCTCGCGCAGCGTCTCGTCATCCCGACGGTCACGGCCTTCATCGCCGTCGTCATCGCCGCGGGGGCGATCGGCGACGAACGGGAGGACGGCACGATCCTCTACCTCGCCTCGACGCCGCTGCCGCGCCTCGGGCTGATCGGGACGAAGGTCCTCGCCGCCTGGACCGCCTCGATGATCCTGCTCGCGCCGTCGGTGCTGGTCTCCGGGGTGATCGCCCTGGGT
Proteins encoded in this region:
- a CDS encoding ABC transporter ATP-binding protein is translated as MSPASPTAAAPTGTRLIATEGLAKAYGRVQALDGVTVGISARATGLLGANGAGKSTLMKSILGLVHPDAGRIEVLGIDAAENPGEIRRRLGYMPELDCLPLDMTARDIVVHMAELRGLPRRDAVLRASEVLFQVGLEEERSRLIRTFSTGMKQRTKLAQALVHSPELVILDEPTNGLDPSGRDEMLSLVRRLSSELDIAVLLSSHVLEDVTRTCDAVVVLRDGRLVTEGLIGDMRGMIDDGVFARVAGDTGAFTAALGARGLRAEPRGDGVTVHGGGSEAGLLDGVRDAAADAGVGLRELRPAGRTLEDALVDAIE
- a CDS encoding ABC transporter ATP-binding protein; its protein translation is MSAPDRLVFTGVSRWYGDTVALADVSFSLGPGVTGLLGHNGAGKSTALKLCAGFSQPSSGTVRVLGTDLAESPEAYRRIGVSHDRDALWPFLTAREMVALCARLRGVADPDAAAVRALDEVGLGDAADRKLKGFSHGMRQRVKLAQALAHEPELLLLDEPLNGLDPAQRRGVVALIERLGAEGRTVLVSSHVLHEVERMAPRVLVLVNGHLVASGATAGIRELIADRPRAIRIEADSGARELARELVGVGLVESVRFDDGAMMVESSDVDGFSRALPGLARDVGARLRRVEPIGDDLESVYTYLHERARGVGR
- a CDS encoding D-glucuronyl C5-epimerase family protein, with the translated sequence MTNPARQIVVVAAVGLVAAATGFGAMALLTGAADGGTAPTAAAVPAAPPEEALLAPPPEPAAGPAAVPPAAAPEAPPPVEGEPAAPAMDPPPPVEPEPGPRPAPGVPPDPPPVPDPEPAAPPEPVEPPPAEPPPAEPPGPPAAATAPPPEPPVGVRIPDGTLPTGHDAAHRDLVAALGRATPGSTTATDIRRMLALWKAYLGPGASGVPEGRRATVSRALRANAWWFGGRGAPARRVLLRDPDGVILTYRAGQGFAVNPVATTGRWRGLNADVPPDRLAEAMLPMGVARRAGERAFTVWEYYDVPGDAAAIRPGTSGMAQGRVALLMAHAQDRTGDPRFARAALGALAALTVDVDRGGARSMVTTEAAPEPEPWYVERAYPGTDPWTGGALNGFMVTLLNLRGTGAVLDRAAGGGAEGATAAGLARDLADRGAVTLARHLDDHDTGSWSLYGLLTPGRAWRSYLADLNYHCYHVRLLTQLAGPYPDEGFADVAARWQGYVDAAGATCPVRASDRP
- a CDS encoding ABC transporter permease — encoded protein: MTALGFSGPVYRLTLRSLLDGRRVLALAGLALVPVFAAVVFATAGDIDPRIFWARLAQRLVIPTVTAFIAVVIAAGAIGDEREDGTILYLASTPLPRLGLIGTKVLAAWTASMILLAPSVLVSGVIALGDRATAEMLVWPLVGVALAALGYCAAAVLLAMVSRRPVVLGVLYILLWEGSIATFAASADRLSIAAYGRAIAVEGVVDVNAPDASAAAAVVILVVITAAATWLAARRLTRTELP
- a CDS encoding recombinase family protein — protein: MSRPLIGYVRVAPRERTGERPGLDAQRDALSAAAAARGWELVQIEEDVRSGRTLRRPGLRAALAACRAGTAEGVAVSRLDRLTYSLTDLAELVREAIEGGFTIISLQPDVDLSADGGRAVGEVLAEAATWQPRAITSASRALAGRPGRPSSTPPAVAERIRELRGQGMTLQGICDTLNAENVPTPRGGAEWRPTSLRSVLR
- a CDS encoding ABC transporter permease subunit, whose product is MSPASRDAEIRDVRYQRYDGQRRGRGAAVMSLARWGALRSLGARRGWKAKAIPITLILLAVAPAVIVLGVRALFAEQSGIDLSDALPFSGYQAIIGIVILLFAAITTPELLCPDRRDGTLSLYFSTAVSRREYLAGRVLAAILPLLLVTLVPLLVLFAGIMVFEEFPLAWFWDNWDELPRILAAGLINAFYYGLVGLAVSSLTARRAFAVGGYLLLLVAPTVVGGLLGEVFPDSEAVELMNLSVLPISFAGEIFPDARDDIPNDLWQWALIYAIVVGAAVLVLLRRYRAGTDG
- a CDS encoding inositol-3-phosphate synthase; translated protein: MSDKVNVAIIGVGNCASSLVQGVQYYKDADPDQFVPGLMHVDLGGYHIRDINFTAAFDINATKVGKDLSEAIVAEPNNTIHLADVPNLGVEVHRGMTHDGLGKYLSEVITKADGPTADIAGILRDTNTHVVVSYLPVGSENATKWYVEQILRAGCGFVNCVPVFIGREAYWQERFRERGLPIVGDDIKSQVGATIVHRQLVHLMRERGVKLAHTSQLNFGGNTDFLNMLERERLESKKISKTNAVTSVMGDVIDKDDVHIGPSDYVPWLTDRKWAHIRVEGQGFGDVPINIELKLEVWDSPNSAGIVIDAVRCAKLALDRGIGGTLEGPSSYFMKSPPVQHPDSVAHDLTEAFISGADSSSLVGEYVETGSAS